The stretch of DNA TGTGTCTGACTCGTCCCAACCCCCAGTGTCTACGCATTCACCTAAAAGAAAAAGGGGTTCCTCTGATGACCCTCCTTTGTCTGGGGCTAAGAAAACTAAAATCCCTCCACCTTGTCCGTCTGAGTCATCCACATCTAATGCACCATTTTACTCAAATGATAAGCTTCTTAGGTTTCAGGAAAATGTGTGTCGTCGTCCCTTGTGGCCTGGATATCGGGTTAAACTCAAGTATTTTCCCAAAATACAAGAGTTGATTGAACGTCGTGGGTGGTCATTATCAGTTACTCACCTCCAAACCCCAAATGAGAACCTGGTTAGGGAATTTTATGCCAACTTAGATGAAAGCATTCTGAACAAGAAAAGTCAGTTTCTTTATCTTGCATATATTAGAGGCAACAGGTTTAGGTTTGCTCCCTCCACCATTAGCTGTGTCCTAAAAATCAAAACCATCTCACACCCTACATTTAATGATGAGTATAAGCCTGAGTTTAAAGAAGTTGGTATTGAGATTACTGGCAATCCCACCTTTGTGTGGAATGGGAAGGAGTTACCTGTCACTGTACTTTCAGAATTTTACAGAGTCCTCCATAAAATAGCTATGTCCAACTGGTGGGCTAATTCACATATCTCCACGATCAACTACAACACAGCTCGATTTTTGTATGCCTTGGGAACTGGGGTGAGTATTGATCTCCCAACTCTTATGTATGATCGGATTATGAGCTCTGCCTCTGCCAAGAGTATCAAGCATACTCTGCCTTATCCCAGCTTGATCAACAGAATAGTTAAACGGGGTTCTCCAGTTGTTTATGAACAAGACAAAATCCTGCCTGTCCCATCCATTGGTAAATCCTTCAATCCAGTGCATAGCAAACCACTTCCCTTGTCAGTAATGGATGTCTCTGCTGTTGGGGCATCACTTATGGAAGATTTACCATCTGCATCAACTGGTCCGTCATCCTCTCGAGATGGTGCTGCTTCAACTCCTTGGCAATCTCAATTGCTCACCACAGTTACTGATCTGGCCACCTCCTATGCTCGTGATCAACTCAGGCAACGTCGGTTTGAAAAATCAGTCATTGATGTTCTCACTGCTATGGCCAATGTCCTCAAGGAATCTGACGTTTCTCCAGCTGTTAATACCCCAGGGATTGTGTCTAGCTCTTCTGCAGATGGCTCTGATCAGCATAAGGCCTCTCCTGCTGTCCCTCCATCTAATGCAGCCGTAGATCCATCTGCCGCACACAATCAGCCACAGATGTCTGCAGTTCCTCCTGCACCATTACCTACTGAGGGTCCCAGTGCTCAAGTCCCTTCTCCATCAGCTGGCATTGACACGGAGATTGATTCTTGGTTTCAGCAAGGCGACATTATTGGGGCTGCTATTCAGGGGGAGACTTCACAATCTGCTGCAGTCCAGGGGGAGCCTTCACATGTGGCAGATGTTCAGGGGGAGATTTCCACTGTAGCTCCGTCCTCTGCTCctgatggtggtgactccaggGTTATTGGTTCATGTGTTTCCTTGGTCTCGTATTCTAGCAGTGATTGATTATGATCATCGAGGGGGAGTGATTTTACCTTTTGATAAACTTTGTAcacagttaattttttttttggattgtgTTAATATTTTCAATACTGTCTGTGTATCTTTTTGTTTGAAGTTTGTCTAAACTTTTGGTGATTTCAATTTGGGTTGTCGTTGATCATAATTTgccaagggggagattgtaagtgTCGTGTTTTTGTGTGGCAAATTAGATATTACTGTTGTTTGGTAATTCTGAAACTGCATTTGCTTTTCTAACATCTTATCTGTAGTTAGTTGCATCTGTCTTCACTAAATTCATTTTAGTGCCATGTCAGCTTTCTGCAAGGTTGTTAGTTTGTGCCAGCTGTACCTTGCTGGTTGTTTAGTTAGTTAGGTTTATTATCTTCAGCATATAAATACTGTGAGATCTGTCATACTAACTAACTCTCTTCTGTTAGAATCTTCTATTGGATTCTTGCTCTGTTAGGGCTTCTCTTTCTGTGTTTGTTTCTTGAATGTGCAGATTGATATTTCGAAGATCTTCTTGTGGTCGAAGATGGAGATAGAATCTGCCTGATCTGAAGAGAGTTCAGATCAATCAGCTGAATGTGATTCAGCAGTCTGAATGTTCAGAGTTCGTGTTTACAGAGATCTTTTGGTGATTAGATCTTGATACTTGAGTGTGTTCAAGTATTAGGTAACATTGTATTAAAGTCAATTTAGATTACATTGTTTGATTTGTAGAATCAAGACTGGTATTTGTAATTGAATTGATTTTATAGTGGATGTTACTTTACCCGGTTcaagggaacccaagcactactcGGTTGGAATGCGTTTCCAATGCGGAGGAAGCTTGTAAAttctgtgttctttgatttactcTTCGTTTAATTCACAGAAATAATCAATTTAGGTAATTTGTACTTAATCAATAGTAATTAGGACTTTCAATCTCCATAAACGTTAGTTTGGTTTTTTCTTTCACTTGGAGATAAAACAAGGAACACCCAGATTACAAAATTTGATcttttgaagctttccaatGTCTACGAACCCGTCAAAGCTAGACCTTGAAACCATGTCATTCTCTGAGGCTTTTAAAATGTTTAAACGTTTTAGACTGTTTGAGCCATCTTTAGGAGTTTTGGGGTTCTTTTTGGTCATAGTCTGTGTGGTTTTCTGCTTCTTTTACTTGGATTCAAGAAGTTTCTCTAAAGGGTATCGATTCTCTGGCCAATCAGAGCGATTCATGTGGTTGCAGACTAGAGGGTCCGTAGAAGAAAATCATAGAGTtgagtttcttgaagaaaaaagtGACTCTTGTAATGTTTTCAATGGTGATTGGGTTTGGGATGAATCATATCCTTTGTATCATTCGAAAGATTGCCCTTTTTTGGATGAAGGCTTTCGTTGCTCTGAGAATGGTCGTCCTGATTGGTTTTACACCAAATGGAGATGGCAACCCAGGAATTGCAACTTGCCCAGGTTCcccttttttctttcctttctttctaagtcaaaattattattgttatttatttttatggtttCTCATGCATGTATAAAAACTACCTAGGAAGActagaaaaacaaaataaattagtTAATTGTGTTGAAGGTTTGATTATTAGTGAAACTTTCCATGATCAAACTTAAATTGTTGAAATTTTCAAAGAGGACTGATGATGAGTTTAATAACTCCACTACGTACATTCACaccaaacaaaatatttgaGTTGTTGGTGAAGTTATTGGGTGATATAATTAATAGTATCcgaataatataaaacataaacTTGGAAATTTTCTTTGTCTGTGATTGGATGAATTTTCCTTGCATAAAAAAAAGggtaatttttagttatatacgtaattactaaaaatatcttacatataacgataaaaaaataaaacatcctatatatgtatatgcttaccgaaaattcaaaaaaaactcATAACCAACCGAAAAAAATGGCAATCCAGAATTTTCAGGCAACTATCGTTTGCCCAAAACGGTGCGCATCACACCCTTACCAATCAATATATATTCAtcccaaaacaaaaaaaaaaaaaaaaaaaagaaaaaaaaagaaaagcttcGATAAACCAAATCCAAACTCTATCGTCAAAGCTTCGAAATCATAACTTGATCGATCGTCAAAGCTCTCCAATCATGTATGTGGAACTTGGCAActaaatccaccattaaagctacTCAAAAGCTTTAATTCTCTGAAATCAAACAAATTTAAACAATCTCAAACTAGAATTTTGCATTGTTCGAATCTCCCCCATTGAAGCTCTTCGAACAACTCAGTCGAAGCTACTGCACCGCCATTAAAATTCGTCGAAGCTCTCCACCATTAAAGCTACACAAAAACTTCAATTATctgaaattaaacaaacataaaacatTTAAAAAGAAACTAACAAGTAAACTGTATTCTGAAATAAtgaacttaaaaataaaaagtaatacaTCGGTATTACTTtcataatattaaaaacaataaaacagtttctttattttaaataaagctatataaaaaagaatgatgaaattaaaatagaaaaaataattaattgcaaCAAATAGGAAACCATCATTATGTTAATGAATATTCTATGAAAATagaatttcttttatttatttctttattaaattaaatccaacATAGTTTCTATGGTGGTCAAGAAAAAGGGCATTAAGGCACAAAACTcagaaaataacatatataagtGTTTAATCAAATCAAAAACACTTAATCATAGATATATCTTCAAGTAAATATTCACCTATAATATCATTAAAAAGAAACTAACAAGTAAACTTtacttttaataattaaaaaaataattttttttagtaatttatggAATTGGttagtatatttaattttgtctaattaaatttaatgttTGACTTAGTGTAACTTATATAATGTTTAAGATACTATTTGGTTTATTTACAAGTTATTTTATACATCTATGAAAATAGTTTTATAAcatatgtttatttataatttagtcTTGtaacagataaaaaaaaaaaaaaactttttagtaACCTATTAAGTTGTTGATACATCAAATTTTGTTTAAGTTTAaggattaattatttatttgttaaaaaaatataaaagaaactaaaatgctATATTTGATCTTGGAAATCTTCTTTGGTGAAGGAGAAAGATATATACTTCTCACATATTAAAACgatcattataaaaaaaattacaatgatGTAACTCTTAAAACCAAACAATTATTTGTgtagtaaaaaataatttttttttaaacttgcaaaagaaaaaaagagagatacatgaagttggaaatttattataaagttttttgaaaaaataataaaatgaaagaGATATTTAGATGCCATGTATTAAGAgaaaaagtataaaataaatgattgatagttgaataaaaaaaatgagagttatttttaaataataataaaaaattatgaaagaaaaaaaaaagaatggtgAATAATGCACCAGTGACGAGAGAGAATGccgaatatatatatgtatatataaataattttcgttacttttattatttaaattaatatgggtatccttataaataaaatatattttatgtgtttGAGTGTAATAAAAAAAGGATAAACTTTCTAGGCTTTTTAGGTTGGTGCTGATGCACTAATTATTGATGTTTTCGTATATCAATATTGATTGGTGaaagattatttattatttttagttgtttttcgAGAAAgtaataactattttttttttagtttccatAGATGTCATAATCTGCCTCTTCGtttaatgttattatttattttttttggaaatgttaacataatattttaatatttgacaaaatattctaattagaaaacgttaattataattgattaattttagcTAAATaaccaaaatttaatctaacaaATATCTCTCTAGAGCAAAAATCCTAGCCTCCAACACAACCTTTACCAGTTTATAACTttagttataatttcttaagctatattttataattttaatttttattttaaaatttgaaaaatactaaTGAAGACAACATGTTATATGCTATTATACAAAAGTAttgcatttatatatttaatgatgtttcaaaaatactttagaaagttcatcttgcattaattattaatatgtaacaaacgatattagttattatattattacttcaaacaaaggaaagttctagcGTGCTTCTACTTTCTAATCATCTCTTGGTTTCGGGCGGAAAGTCATATTCATGTGTTATGTGTAcgttaaatttttgttaataggaCAGGGAAAAGAGTATAGTCTTACAGAACTTGAAATGTGACCTGAGTTGTcagtatatacataaatatcaattttggcttctttaaccagctgccacacacaaattacttactctgaatttataaccatttacaattttttaacactcaaaaagttatcgagtttgttttctatagctctacttattaaggtagaaaaatatttttagattgactcctctattccgtttattaaatgaattattttcaagttgacacattaacttaaaaatgacacaataatgacctactacaaagtatacacttatattcattctatttattgagaatcaaaacttcAATCTTCTTCACTAGATTAGCCAGACACACATAATATTTAGACAAACACAGGACACAATAttataactcaaactcagaaacacttagtcgaaacttgaatgaataatgccactcttttaagttttaagactgcatatgactaggcaattttggttattgtattatcattgctgctacatagttgatcatttttagatttttgatgtgaaattttgtattgtgagctttttagagtttctaatagacttcaatgagtaatagatttatataattatacttggaataaattttgataatgttgtttggtggattcctattttgttattaggtaacataatattattattcgtcaggtctgtcacaattattaagtgagaatgaatcaatttaaaaacctttcactatattgaaaggtgagattgattttaatatgaacttaattatattttttattttgtatatctattgttttatttgaaaacaggtGAATAAATGACTACACTATATACAAAAATTAAGGATATCATTCCAACTacagaaagttggaagaataaaatgagagtgttagaaaaatttgaaaagcggACAAATAAGAGTTCACCACTCAAATATCAAATACTAAGTGTTTAGCAaacaaaaaagtatacaatcagttaatttactgttagaattgtcaatactctactaataaatgttatattttttgaattttgccTGTACACGCGttgcaacaaattattatttcataaatatatatatatttttttttccttaaaaataaaCACAGGGTAGTGATGttgaacctaataactaataatatatttatttttaatttttaattgtatcactttttaataacatagaaaaaaaactagcataaaatttagtatacgcgcctcgcacgtaactttttgctagtatatataaaagAGAAGTATAAGGCGGTGACGCATCATACTAAAATTTCTCTAATTAGCATTATAtgttctctccttaattctcctattcttttaattttttattagaaaataaacctaaaatctacttatttatcttttttctcattaatttattcttattttaattaaaccgTACGGTActtaataaaagaaattaagttTACTCTAAATCATAATTATACTAACAATGATCACATTATATATATCTCTAAGTAGATTATATATGTCTCTACGTAGGTCCATCATAATTCATTTATATTTGTCACCTATAATCAACCCTTACCAATAGAATCAATGAAGATATATTTTGTGGCCTTGAAGGTAAAAAATCAAATGTCTCATCATCACTATCATA from Cannabis sativa cultivar Pink pepper isolate KNU-18-1 chromosome 2, ASM2916894v1, whole genome shotgun sequence encodes:
- the LOC133034382 gene encoding protein trichome birefringence-like 11, coding for MSFSEAFKMFKRFRLFEPSLGVLGFFLVIVCVVFCFFYLDSRSFSKGYRFSGQSERFMWLQTRGSVEENHRVEFLEEKSDSCNVFNGDWVWDESYPLYHSKDCPFLDEGFRCSENGRPDWFYTKWRWQPRNCNLPR